One Mesorhizobium sp. J428 DNA segment encodes these proteins:
- a CDS encoding pyruvate dehydrogenase complex dihydrolipoamide acetyltransferase yields MPINITMPALSPTMEEGNLAKWLVKEGDKVSPGDVIAEIETDKATMEVEAVEEGTIAKLVVPAGTEGVKVNAVIAILAGEGEDASAAAKGGDAAPAKAEAKKEEAKTTTEAAKSEPSRTEAPKTEASKAEAPTAKSESAPAPAASSGERTFASPLARRIAKDAGVDVSAIQGSGPHGRVVKADVEAAVAGGGAKMATPAAAAQAGAPAAAAPAAKPLSDDAVLKFFAEGSYELKPHDNMRKTIASRLTESHQTIPAYFLSMDCTLDALLKLREEINKSAPTTKTEKGDVPAFKLSVNDFIIKAMALALRDVPMANASWTSSARVLHKSADVGVAVAIPDGLITPIVRKADQKTLSVISNEMKDLAKRARDKKLKPEEYQGGSTAVSNLGMFGVSNFTSIINPPHASIVSIGAGIEKPVVKDKQVAIATVMTATFAFDHRVIDGALGAEFAVAFKRYIENPMAMLV; encoded by the coding sequence ATGCCCATCAACATCACCATGCCGGCCCTCTCGCCCACGATGGAGGAGGGCAATCTCGCCAAGTGGCTGGTCAAGGAAGGCGACAAGGTTTCGCCGGGCGACGTGATCGCGGAGATCGAGACCGACAAGGCGACGATGGAAGTGGAAGCAGTCGAAGAGGGCACGATCGCGAAACTCGTCGTGCCGGCTGGCACCGAGGGCGTGAAGGTCAACGCGGTGATCGCGATCCTCGCAGGCGAGGGGGAAGACGCCTCTGCCGCGGCGAAGGGCGGCGATGCCGCGCCGGCCAAGGCCGAGGCGAAGAAGGAAGAGGCCAAGACGACAACCGAGGCTGCGAAGTCGGAGCCGTCCAGAACCGAGGCTCCGAAGACCGAAGCCTCCAAGGCGGAAGCCCCTACGGCGAAGTCGGAGAGCGCTCCTGCGCCGGCCGCTTCGTCCGGTGAGCGCACGTTCGCCTCGCCGCTCGCCCGGCGCATCGCGAAGGACGCCGGCGTGGATGTTTCGGCGATCCAAGGCTCCGGCCCACATGGGCGCGTCGTCAAGGCGGATGTCGAGGCAGCTGTCGCCGGTGGCGGCGCGAAGATGGCAACCCCTGCTGCCGCCGCACAGGCCGGTGCCCCGGCTGCGGCTGCTCCCGCTGCGAAACCCCTGTCCGACGATGCGGTGCTCAAGTTCTTCGCCGAAGGCTCGTATGAACTCAAGCCGCATGACAATATGCGCAAGACGATCGCGAGCCGGCTCACGGAATCACACCAGACGATCCCGGCCTATTTCCTGTCGATGGACTGCACGCTCGACGCGCTGCTCAAGCTGCGCGAGGAAATCAACAAGTCCGCGCCGACAACCAAGACCGAAAAGGGCGACGTTCCCGCCTTCAAGCTGTCGGTCAACGACTTCATCATCAAGGCGATGGCGCTCGCACTGCGCGACGTGCCGATGGCAAATGCGAGCTGGACCAGTTCCGCCCGCGTGCTGCACAAGAGCGCTGATGTCGGTGTGGCGGTCGCCATCCCCGACGGGCTGATCACCCCGATCGTGCGCAAGGCCGATCAGAAGACGCTGTCCGTCATCTCCAACGAGATGAAGGATCTCGCCAAGCGCGCCCGCGACAAGAAGCTGAAGCCTGAAGAATACCAGGGCGGCTCCACCGCGGTGTCGAACCTCGGCATGTTCGGCGTGTCGAACTTCACCTCGATCATCAACCCGCCGCATGCTTCGATCGTCTCGATCGGCGCCGGCATCGAGAAGCCGGTGGTGAAGGACAAGCAGGTCGCCATCGCGACCGTGATGACCGCCACCTTCGCCTTCGACCACCGCGTCATCGACGGCGCGCTCGGTGCCGAATTCGCGGTCGCCTTCAAGCGATACATCGAGAATCCGATGGCGATGCTGGTCTAG